From a region of the Tistrella mobilis genome:
- the glcF gene encoding glycolate oxidase subunit GlcF, with protein sequence MKTSFAPERLADPAIAEAEQILRRCVHCGFCTATCPTFLELGDERDSPRGRIYMMKGMLERDEPATADVVRHIDRCLGCFACMTTCPSGVDYMHLSDMARARVAETYTRPLPERLLRGLLARLLPYPGRFRAALIGGRIAKRLGIGRWLGALRPELKAMMALMPDELPAPAATDRPQLWPAEGTRRGRVALLAGCAQQVLAPGINAATIRVLTRHGFDVVVAREAGCCGALVQHMGLMEQARDQARRNVAAWAALADQPGGLDAIVVTTSGCGTPIKDYGHLLAGDAYYADRARLVAGLARDVTEVLADLDLTPVRSLPAGLPVAYHAACSLQHGQKIRDVPKEVLKRLGIKPLEPAEPHICCGSAGTYNMLQPELAGRLGARKAQNLRRTGAAVVAAGNLGCLTQIAAHLPEACFIHTVELADWLTGGPVPEALAGAVDGVV encoded by the coding sequence ATGAAGACCAGTTTCGCCCCCGAGCGCCTGGCCGACCCCGCGATCGCCGAGGCCGAGCAGATCCTGCGGCGCTGCGTGCATTGCGGCTTCTGCACCGCCACCTGCCCGACCTTTCTGGAACTGGGCGACGAGCGCGACAGCCCGCGCGGGCGGATCTATATGATGAAGGGCATGCTGGAACGCGACGAGCCGGCGACGGCCGATGTCGTGCGCCATATCGACCGCTGCCTGGGCTGTTTCGCCTGCATGACCACCTGCCCGTCGGGCGTGGATTACATGCATCTGTCCGACATGGCGCGGGCGCGGGTGGCGGAGACCTATACCCGGCCGCTGCCCGAACGGCTGCTGCGCGGGCTGCTGGCCCGGCTGCTGCCCTATCCGGGCCGGTTCCGGGCGGCGCTGATCGGCGGGCGGATCGCGAAACGGCTGGGCATCGGCCGCTGGCTGGGCGCCCTCCGGCCCGAACTCAAGGCCATGATGGCGCTGATGCCCGACGAGCTGCCGGCACCGGCGGCGACCGACCGGCCGCAGCTCTGGCCGGCCGAAGGTACCCGCCGGGGGCGGGTGGCGCTGCTGGCCGGCTGCGCCCAGCAGGTGCTGGCGCCGGGGATCAACGCCGCGACCATCCGGGTGCTGACCCGCCACGGCTTCGATGTGGTGGTGGCGCGCGAGGCCGGGTGCTGCGGTGCGCTGGTCCAGCATATGGGGTTGATGGAGCAGGCGCGGGATCAGGCCCGGCGCAATGTCGCCGCCTGGGCGGCGCTGGCGGACCAGCCGGGCGGGCTGGATGCGATCGTGGTCACGACGTCGGGCTGCGGCACGCCGATCAAGGATTACGGCCATCTTCTGGCCGGCGATGCCTATTATGCCGATCGGGCCCGGCTGGTGGCGGGGCTGGCCCGCGACGTGACCGAGGTGCTGGCGGATCTGGATCTGACACCGGTGCGCAGCCTGCCGGCCGGGCTGCCGGTCGCCTATCACGCCGCCTGTTCGCTGCAGCACGGCCAGAAGATCCGCGATGTGCCGAAAGAGGTGCTGAAACGGCTGGGCATCAAGCCGCTGGAACCGGCGGAGCCCCATATCTGCTGCGGCTCTGCCGGCACCTACAACATGCTGCAGCCCGAACTGGCCGGGCGGCTGGGTGCCCGCAAGGCGCAGAACCTGCGCCGCACCGGGGCAGCGGTGGTGGCGGCGGGCAATCTGGGCTGTCTGACCCAGATTGCCGCACATCTGCCCGAGGCCTGCTTCATTCATACCGTCGAACTGGCCGACTGGCTGACCGGCGGCCCGGTGCCCGAGGCGCTGGCCGGGGCGGTCGACGGGGTGGTGTGA